A genomic segment from Lignipirellula cremea encodes:
- a CDS encoding DUF1501 domain-containing protein, which produces MKCSGNSLSRRNFLTVGAVGGLGLTLADFLQMREARAEQKHYDFIEPKAQSIIHIYLPGGAAHQELFDPKPFSPLEYRGEMKTIKTNTGEEFCETLPNMAKIADKFAVIRSMTHSEAAHERGTHNMFTGYRPSPALKFPSMGSVVSHEYGPRNNVPPYVCIPNQPNEFAGVGFLSSSFAPFSLGSDPASSSFKVRDLSLPAGVDETRSSRRRSALDSVNQYFAARDKSDKVGAMNTFYERAYGLISAKEAREAFDIEAEPAALREKYGQNQAGQRMLMARRLVEAGVRFVTLTYGGWDMHSGITKSMKSQAPALDQGLAMLINDLDERGLLDTTLIMLSSEFGRTPKINKDAGRDHWSKVFSVMLAGGGIKGGTIYGSSNAIASEPENDPVGPGDLATTVYNQLGIVADKELMAPGNRPIEIIDGGKLIRPLIS; this is translated from the coding sequence ATGAAGTGCAGCGGTAACAGTTTGAGTCGGCGCAACTTTTTGACGGTCGGAGCCGTTGGCGGTTTGGGTCTGACCCTCGCCGACTTCCTGCAGATGCGTGAAGCTCGTGCAGAGCAGAAGCATTACGACTTCATTGAGCCGAAGGCCCAGAGCATTATTCATATTTACCTGCCGGGCGGCGCCGCCCATCAGGAACTGTTTGATCCCAAGCCGTTCTCGCCGCTGGAATACCGCGGCGAAATGAAAACGATCAAAACCAACACGGGCGAGGAATTCTGCGAAACCCTGCCGAACATGGCGAAAATCGCCGACAAGTTCGCCGTGATTCGCTCCATGACCCACAGCGAAGCGGCCCACGAACGCGGCACGCACAACATGTTCACTGGCTATCGCCCCAGCCCGGCCCTCAAGTTTCCCAGCATGGGCAGCGTGGTCAGCCACGAATACGGCCCGCGCAACAATGTGCCGCCCTACGTGTGCATCCCGAATCAGCCGAATGAATTCGCCGGCGTGGGCTTTTTGAGCTCGTCGTTTGCCCCGTTCAGCCTGGGCTCCGATCCGGCCTCGTCCAGCTTCAAGGTCCGCGACCTGTCGCTGCCCGCCGGCGTCGACGAAACCCGTTCGAGCCGTCGCCGCTCGGCCCTCGACTCGGTGAACCAGTACTTCGCCGCCCGCGACAAGTCCGACAAAGTCGGCGCCATGAACACCTTTTACGAACGGGCTTACGGCCTGATCAGCGCCAAAGAGGCGCGTGAAGCGTTCGATATTGAAGCCGAACCGGCCGCCCTGCGTGAGAAGTACGGCCAGAACCAGGCCGGCCAGCGGATGCTGATGGCCCGTCGTCTGGTCGAAGCGGGCGTCCGTTTCGTCACGCTGACCTACGGCGGCTGGGACATGCACAGCGGTATTACCAAGTCGATGAAGAGCCAGGCTCCCGCCCTGGATCAGGGCCTGGCGATGCTGATCAACGATCTCGACGAGCGCGGTCTGCTCGATACGACCCTGATCATGCTTTCCAGCGAATTCGGCCGTACCCCGAAGATCAACAAAGACGCTGGTCGCGACCATTGGTCCAAAGTCTTCAGCGTGATGCTGGCTGGCGGCGGTATCAAAGGCGGCACGATCTACGGTTCGTCGAACGCCATCGCTTCCGAGCCGGAAAATGATCCGGTCGGCCCTGGCGACCTGGCGACCACCGTTTACAACCAGCTGGGTATTGTCGCCGACAAAGAGCTGATGGCGCCGGGCAACCGTCCCATCGAAATCATCGACGGCGGCAAACTGATCCGCCCGCTGATCAGCTAA
- a CDS encoding RluA family pseudouridine synthase encodes MASLPVLFEDNHLLVINKPAMLPTMGVAEDRESVLTVAKAYLKEKYNKPGNVYLGVVSRLDAPVTGVLVIARTSKAASRLTEQFRETEVQKIYWAVVAGAINPPAGRLVNFVRKDERNRKMHVCTAGSPEAKEARLTYRTLSPQGHHCLLEVILETGRKHQIRLQLSEAGHPVIGDRKYGGTTDFSRGIALHSRSVSFRHPVLKTELTFTAEPPASWSRFRLPT; translated from the coding sequence ATGGCGTCGTTGCCGGTGCTCTTTGAAGACAATCACTTGCTGGTGATTAACAAGCCGGCCATGCTGCCAACCATGGGCGTGGCCGAAGACCGCGAGAGCGTGCTGACCGTCGCCAAGGCGTATCTCAAAGAGAAGTACAACAAGCCCGGCAACGTTTACCTGGGCGTCGTCAGTCGACTCGATGCGCCGGTCACAGGCGTGCTGGTGATTGCCCGCACCTCCAAGGCAGCCAGTCGTTTGACGGAGCAGTTCCGCGAAACCGAAGTGCAGAAGATCTACTGGGCCGTCGTTGCGGGCGCGATCAACCCGCCGGCCGGTCGCCTGGTGAACTTTGTGCGGAAGGACGAACGGAATCGCAAAATGCATGTCTGCACCGCGGGCTCGCCCGAGGCCAAGGAAGCCCGGCTGACGTACCGCACTTTGTCTCCGCAGGGACATCATTGCCTGCTGGAGGTCATCCTGGAGACAGGCCGCAAGCATCAGATCCGGCTGCAGCTGTCCGAGGCGGGACATCCCGTTATTGGCGATCGCAAATACGGCGGGACGACCGATTTTTCCCGCGGCATCGCTTTGCATTCGCGCAGCGTGAGCTTCCGTCATCCGGTGCTGAAAACCGAGCTGACCTTCACCGCCGAGCCGCCCGCCTCCTGGTCCCGGTTTCGCCTGCCGACCTGA
- a CDS encoding PPC domain-containing protein, whose amino-acid sequence MNRSCLAFTHALAIWIASCSAAWAASPQLSATTPYGFQRGTEVEVLFTGARLGDAQGVLLYDTGLTFSDFTAEADNKVKAKVTVAPDCRMGLHAFRLRTATGLSNLRTVSVGALPEVSETEPNSEFTEPQPMELGCVINGVITTEDVDYFVVEVKQGQRITAELEGLRLGNSEFDPYLAILNTDRFELARSDDTALLQQDCLCSLIAPADGKYIIQIRETAYGGSGTCRYRLHLGSFPRPRGVTPTGGKPGETLTFTWHGDAAGEFSTKITLPKTLGEFGLYAENQDGVAPSPNVIRIVDADHFQEVEPNNNFREASPGSAPGVMEGVIGEDGDADYFSFTAKKGEKFDIRVFARGALRSPLDAVMSVRNSKGASLGGADDVASRPDPEYKFTAPADDEYFVEVHDHLRGGGPLYFYRIEISQLEPSVTVSTPEKQRYVSTTLEVPAGNRMAIMFNAARANFGGDLQVQFGGLPQGVSYEAPVMPANRSEVPVLFTAGAMPGTAFLADATAVSTDEKVQCVSGFEQRTMLVRGQGNNDVWGHDAKAMPIAVTDKAPYSIKIIQPTAPITRSGALDLKVVAERAEGFDGAISIRMLYNPPGIGSSVSISIPAKENEVVLPLTANDGASIGAWPIVVTGSATIDGGKIEASTQMAQLEIVDRFFNFSFEKAAGELGQETDLIVNVEKRTDWEGTATVKLLGLPANTTCLTDEVTITQDSTQMVFRINIDEKARPGKNTSLVCRAFIDQNGESITTTLGSGELRIDKPLPAPVAAPVVAAAPKTDAPKPAAPAAAPVKRLSRLEQLRLEREKKLEAAGQ is encoded by the coding sequence ATGAACCGTTCCTGTCTCGCCTTCACGCACGCATTGGCGATCTGGATTGCTTCCTGTTCTGCTGCCTGGGCTGCCAGCCCGCAACTGTCGGCCACCACGCCGTACGGTTTCCAGCGTGGCACTGAAGTGGAAGTGCTGTTTACCGGCGCACGACTGGGCGACGCCCAGGGGGTGTTGCTGTACGACACGGGTTTAACCTTCAGCGATTTTACCGCCGAAGCGGATAACAAAGTCAAAGCCAAAGTCACCGTGGCTCCCGACTGCCGGATGGGCCTGCACGCCTTCCGCCTGCGGACCGCCACCGGGCTGAGCAATCTCCGCACCGTTTCGGTGGGCGCCTTGCCCGAAGTGAGTGAAACAGAGCCGAACAGCGAATTCACCGAGCCGCAGCCGATGGAACTGGGCTGTGTTATCAACGGGGTGATTACGACCGAAGACGTCGATTACTTTGTGGTCGAAGTCAAACAGGGTCAGCGCATCACGGCCGAACTGGAAGGCCTGCGGCTGGGCAATTCCGAGTTTGACCCCTATTTGGCGATCCTGAATACGGACCGCTTTGAACTGGCCCGCAGCGACGACACGGCCCTGCTGCAGCAGGACTGCTTGTGCTCGCTGATCGCGCCGGCCGACGGCAAATACATTATCCAGATTCGCGAAACGGCCTACGGCGGCAGCGGTACCTGCCGTTACCGCCTGCATCTGGGGTCGTTCCCGCGTCCTCGCGGCGTGACTCCCACCGGCGGCAAGCCGGGCGAAACCCTGACCTTTACCTGGCATGGCGACGCTGCTGGCGAGTTCTCTACGAAAATCACCCTGCCGAAGACGCTGGGCGAGTTCGGACTTTACGCCGAAAACCAGGACGGCGTTGCCCCGTCCCCGAACGTGATCCGGATCGTCGACGCCGACCACTTCCAGGAAGTCGAACCCAATAACAACTTCAGGGAAGCCTCGCCGGGCTCCGCACCTGGTGTCATGGAAGGTGTTATCGGCGAGGACGGTGACGCCGATTACTTCTCTTTCACGGCCAAAAAAGGGGAGAAGTTTGATATCCGCGTGTTTGCCCGCGGCGCCCTGCGGTCGCCGCTGGACGCCGTGATGAGCGTGCGGAACTCCAAAGGCGCCTCCCTGGGCGGAGCCGACGATGTGGCCAGTCGGCCCGATCCCGAGTACAAATTCACCGCCCCCGCCGACGACGAATATTTTGTCGAAGTTCACGATCACTTGCGCGGCGGCGGCCCGTTGTATTTCTACCGGATTGAAATCAGCCAGCTGGAACCCTCGGTGACCGTTTCCACGCCGGAGAAACAGCGTTACGTTTCCACCACGCTCGAAGTGCCCGCCGGCAACCGCATGGCGATCATGTTCAACGCCGCCCGGGCCAATTTTGGCGGCGACCTGCAGGTGCAGTTCGGCGGTTTGCCCCAAGGGGTAAGCTACGAAGCGCCCGTCATGCCGGCGAACCGCTCGGAAGTGCCGGTGCTGTTCACAGCCGGAGCGATGCCGGGAACCGCTTTCCTGGCGGACGCCACGGCCGTTTCGACCGATGAGAAAGTCCAATGCGTTTCGGGTTTTGAACAGCGGACCATGCTGGTTCGCGGCCAGGGCAACAACGACGTCTGGGGGCACGACGCCAAGGCGATGCCGATTGCTGTGACCGATAAGGCTCCGTACTCGATCAAAATCATCCAGCCCACGGCTCCCATCACTCGCAGCGGGGCCTTGGATCTGAAAGTCGTCGCCGAACGGGCCGAAGGCTTCGACGGCGCCATCAGCATTCGCATGCTTTACAACCCGCCCGGCATTGGGTCGTCGGTTTCGATCAGCATTCCCGCCAAAGAGAACGAAGTGGTGTTGCCGCTGACCGCCAACGACGGCGCCTCGATCGGCGCCTGGCCGATTGTGGTCACCGGATCGGCCACGATCGACGGCGGCAAGATTGAAGCCTCGACGCAGATGGCCCAGCTGGAAATTGTCGATCGCTTCTTTAACTTCTCCTTTGAGAAAGCCGCCGGCGAACTGGGGCAAGAGACCGACCTGATTGTGAATGTCGAGAAACGGACGGACTGGGAAGGAACGGCTACGGTCAAACTGCTCGGCCTGCCCGCCAACACGACCTGCCTGACCGACGAAGTGACAATCACGCAGGATTCGACCCAGATGGTGTTCCGGATTAACATTGATGAAAAGGCGCGACCCGGCAAGAACACCTCGCTGGTCTGCCGTGCCTTTATCGATCAGAACGGCGAGTCGATCACCACCACGCTGGGCTCGGGCGAACTGCGCATCGACAAGCCGTTACCGGCTCCTGTCGCGGCGCCCGTTGTGGCCGCGGCTCCCAAGACCGATGCTCCGAAACCGGCCGCCCCGGCGGCGGCTCCCGTCAAACGGCTCAGCCGACTGGAGCAGTTGCGTTTGGAACGCGAGAAAAAATTAGAAGCGGCCGGCCAGTAG
- the fba gene encoding class II fructose-bisphosphate aldolase (catalyzes the reversible aldol condensation of dihydroxyacetonephosphate and glyceraldehyde 3-phosphate in the Calvin cycle, glycolysis, and/or gluconeogenesis): MALVPLRVVLDHAAENGYGVAAFNVNNMEQIQSIMEAAHETDSPVIVQASRGARSYSQDNYLRHLMLAAVELYPHIPVVMHQDHGNSVDTCMSAIENGFTSVMMDGSLKEDGKTPADYDYNVGVTKRVVEMAHSKGVSVEGELGCLGSLESGEGEQEDGHGAVGQLTHDQLLTDPEEAERFVAETNVDALAVAIGTSHGAYKFTRKPTGDVLAMDRIEEIHRRLPNCHLVMHGSSSVPQELQDIINKFGGQMKQTYGVPVEEIQRGIKHGVRKINVDTDNRMAITGAIRKVLAEDPSKFDPRDYLKPARTAMKEVCVARMTAFGQAGQASGMRALVKS; the protein is encoded by the coding sequence ATGGCTCTTGTCCCCTTACGAGTGGTGCTCGATCACGCCGCCGAAAACGGCTATGGCGTTGCCGCGTTCAATGTCAACAACATGGAGCAGATTCAGTCCATCATGGAGGCGGCCCATGAGACCGACTCGCCCGTGATTGTCCAGGCGTCCCGCGGCGCCCGCTCTTACTCCCAAGACAATTATCTGCGCCACCTGATGCTGGCGGCCGTCGAGCTGTATCCGCACATTCCGGTCGTCATGCACCAGGACCACGGCAACAGCGTCGACACCTGCATGAGCGCGATCGAGAACGGCTTTACCTCGGTCATGATGGACGGCTCTTTGAAAGAAGACGGCAAAACGCCGGCCGACTACGACTATAACGTCGGCGTCACCAAGCGCGTTGTCGAAATGGCCCACAGCAAAGGCGTTTCCGTCGAAGGCGAACTCGGCTGCCTGGGATCGCTCGAATCGGGCGAAGGCGAACAGGAAGACGGCCACGGCGCCGTTGGCCAGCTGACCCACGATCAGCTGCTGACCGACCCCGAAGAAGCCGAACGTTTTGTCGCCGAAACCAACGTCGACGCCCTGGCCGTCGCCATCGGCACCAGCCACGGCGCCTACAAGTTCACCCGCAAACCGACCGGCGATGTGCTGGCGATGGACCGGATCGAAGAGATCCACCGCCGCCTGCCCAACTGCCACCTGGTGATGCACGGCAGCAGCTCCGTCCCCCAGGAACTGCAGGACATCATCAACAAGTTCGGCGGCCAGATGAAGCAGACCTACGGCGTGCCGGTCGAAGAGATCCAGCGCGGCATCAAGCACGGCGTACGCAAGATCAACGTCGACACCGACAACCGCATGGCCATCACCGGAGCCATCCGCAAGGTTCTCGCCGAAGATCCCTCGAAGTTTGATCCCCGCGACTACCTGAAACCGGCCCGCACCGCCATGAAGGAAGTCTGCGTCGCCCGCATGACGGCCTTCGGTCAGGCCGGCCAAGCCTCGGGCATGCGCGCCCTGGTCAAGTCCTAG
- a CDS encoding DUF1549 domain-containing protein, which produces MLSVALTSWATAEPVVTGIAVYPPDVNLTSSSDRQTWIVVATRADGVTLDVTKETKASLADPALAKLEGNTLHPLADGTTQLDLEWNGHKASLPVVVANSAVTPPISFHLDVMPIFLRSGCNTGSCHGAARGKDGFRLSLFGFDPQGDYFRITREQYLRRVNLAVPADSLLVEKSIGAVPHTGGKRFGEDSEYYRTMVQWLEDGALNDEGEPPVVSKLEVYPPKAVLEGEGATQQFIARATYSDGTDRDVSSLALFQSNNDNSGPVDADGLVTASNRGEAFVMCRFETHTVGSQVLVLPADMDYVAPPVGGNYIDQLVGAKLQRLRMLPSEICTDEEFLRRVTIDVTGSLPTEEEYWQFVNDGDPNKRAALVDRLLERKEFSEIWAMKWAELLMIKSSNQVSYKSMFLYHSWLTDKVANNVPLDQMVRELLGATGGTFTEPATNYYQIETDTLKTAENVAQVFMGIRTQCAQCHNHPFDRWTMDDYYSFAAFFSAVGRKRGEDYRENIIYNRGGGDVKHPLDNRVMEPKFLGGETPDVKGKDRRVVMAEWLTSKENPYFSTSVANRVWAHFMGVGIVDQVDDIRVSNPASNPELFAELGSKLVEYNYDFRQLVRDICNSQAYQRSCVRNESNREDENNFAHAIVRRVPAEMMLDCINQVTNTKEKFKGLPLGSRAVQIADGNTSTYFLDTFGRAKRETVCSCEATTDPTLSQALHMINGSTVQGKISQGKLVKEMLAAGKTPEEVIESIYIRALCRRPTTSEVDALKLVVAAAETPEVGLEDVFWAVLNSREFVFSH; this is translated from the coding sequence TTGTTGAGCGTCGCCTTGACCTCCTGGGCGACTGCGGAACCGGTGGTGACCGGCATTGCCGTTTATCCGCCCGATGTCAATCTGACCTCGAGCAGCGATCGCCAGACCTGGATCGTTGTCGCCACCCGTGCTGATGGCGTTACGCTCGATGTCACCAAAGAAACCAAAGCCAGCCTGGCCGACCCGGCGCTGGCGAAGCTGGAAGGGAACACGCTGCATCCGCTGGCCGATGGAACCACCCAGCTGGATCTGGAATGGAACGGCCACAAGGCGTCGCTGCCGGTCGTCGTCGCCAACTCGGCCGTCACCCCGCCGATCAGCTTCCACCTCGATGTCATGCCGATCTTCCTGCGATCCGGCTGTAACACGGGCAGCTGCCACGGCGCCGCCCGCGGCAAGGACGGGTTCCGCCTGTCGCTGTTCGGTTTTGATCCGCAGGGCGATTACTTTCGCATCACCCGCGAGCAGTACCTCCGCCGCGTGAATCTGGCCGTGCCCGCCGACAGCCTGCTGGTCGAGAAGTCGATCGGCGCCGTGCCCCACACCGGCGGCAAACGCTTTGGCGAAGACAGCGAGTACTACCGGACCATGGTCCAGTGGCTGGAAGACGGCGCGCTCAACGACGAAGGCGAACCGCCCGTCGTCAGCAAACTCGAAGTCTATCCGCCCAAAGCCGTCCTCGAAGGCGAAGGCGCCACCCAGCAGTTCATTGCCCGGGCGACCTACTCCGACGGCACCGATCGCGACGTTTCCAGCCTGGCCCTGTTCCAGTCCAACAACGATAACTCCGGTCCCGTCGACGCCGACGGCCTGGTCACCGCCTCCAACCGCGGCGAAGCGTTTGTCATGTGCCGCTTTGAAACGCACACCGTCGGCAGCCAGGTGCTGGTGCTGCCGGCCGACATGGATTACGTCGCCCCGCCCGTCGGCGGCAACTACATCGACCAGCTGGTCGGCGCCAAACTGCAGCGTTTGCGGATGCTGCCGAGCGAAATCTGCACCGACGAGGAATTCCTCCGCCGGGTCACGATCGACGTCACCGGCTCGCTGCCGACCGAAGAAGAGTACTGGCAGTTCGTCAACGACGGCGATCCCAACAAACGGGCCGCCCTGGTCGATCGTCTGCTGGAACGGAAAGAGTTCTCGGAAATCTGGGCGATGAAATGGGCCGAGCTGCTCATGATCAAATCGTCGAACCAGGTCAGCTACAAGTCGATGTTCCTGTACCACAGCTGGCTGACCGATAAGGTCGCCAATAACGTGCCTCTCGATCAAATGGTTCGCGAACTGCTCGGCGCCACCGGCGGCACCTTCACCGAACCGGCGACTAACTACTATCAGATCGAAACCGACACGCTGAAAACGGCTGAAAACGTCGCCCAGGTGTTCATGGGCATCCGCACGCAGTGTGCGCAGTGCCACAACCATCCGTTCGATCGCTGGACGATGGACGACTATTACAGCTTTGCCGCGTTCTTCTCGGCCGTTGGCCGCAAACGGGGTGAAGACTATCGCGAGAACATCATCTACAACCGCGGCGGCGGCGATGTGAAGCACCCGCTGGATAACCGCGTGATGGAGCCGAAGTTCCTCGGCGGCGAAACGCCCGATGTCAAAGGGAAAGACCGCCGCGTGGTGATGGCCGAATGGCTCACCTCGAAAGAAAACCCGTACTTCTCCACCAGCGTGGCGAACCGGGTCTGGGCCCACTTTATGGGCGTCGGCATCGTTGACCAGGTCGACGATATCCGCGTCAGCAACCCGGCCAGCAACCCCGAGCTGTTCGCCGAGCTGGGCTCGAAACTGGTCGAATACAACTACGACTTCCGCCAGCTGGTTCGCGATATCTGCAACTCGCAGGCCTACCAGCGCAGCTGCGTGCGGAACGAAAGCAACCGCGAAGATGAGAACAACTTCGCCCACGCCATCGTTCGCCGCGTGCCTGCCGAAATGATGCTGGACTGTATCAATCAGGTCACCAACACCAAAGAGAAGTTCAAAGGCTTGCCGCTGGGCTCCCGTGCGGTGCAGATCGCCGACGGCAACACGTCGACCTACTTCCTGGATACGTTTGGCCGGGCCAAGCGGGAAACCGTCTGCTCGTGCGAAGCCACGACCGACCCTACCCTTTCGCAAGCCCTGCACATGATCAACGGATCAACCGTGCAAGGGAAAATCAGCCAGGGGAAACTGGTCAAGGAAATGCTCGCCGCCGGGAAAACGCCTGAGGAAGTGATCGAGTCGATCTACATTCGCGCCCTGTGTCGACGCCCGACCACGTCCGAAGTGGACGCCTTGAAATTGGTCGTCGCCGCGGCCGAGACTCCCGAGGTCGGCCTGGAAGACGTCTTCTGGGCGGTCCTCAATTCGCGAGAGTTCGTCTTCTCGCATTAG
- a CDS encoding c-type cytochrome domain-containing protein, with amino-acid sequence MQRTSLLAASLLLLAGNAVAEDAKVTYDDHVRPVFREHCFTCHNQDRDKGGLALDSFARVMEGGSSGEVVFASELDSSRLWDLINHTDTPKMPPEQEKLPEATLAIVRNWIEGGALENSGSVAQPKKKSNLALTTPTSTGKPEGPAALPERDKVWRQPALFTERAGGVSAMAASPWAPLAAIAGQRQIVLYNTDTAELAAVFPFPEGLAYSLRFSRNGEILLAGGGRGGHSGFVALYDVRTGRRLAKIGEELDIVLSADINNTHTQVALGGPQRLVRIYSVETGELLHQIKKHTDWVTAVEYSPDGVLLATGDRSNGLFVWEAGTAREYLNLTGHKAEVTSLSWRPDSNVLASSSEDGTVKLWEMNEGKEIKSWAAHSGGVASVRYAQNGQLATAGRDKTIKVWNGDGAAVKTFPGLKEPALQAVLTYDAKRAIGGDWSGEVQMWKVEDAAVVAALPPNPPTLTMQIAAAQTAAVAAKTAADQATAALQAVEAKAAAAAAAVKASETTLAAGVDASKTAAAEVTTATKAVADAVAALKKANDALAAAKTADTAVQADKVKAAQDLTGKTAAAKAAADALTAQQAAVAKAVAAEQQAKGKLTESQKTQTAAAAAKTAADAEVAKAAAALKTEEAKEGDDKATDETLNPLKAAVAAAEAKLKAAVAAAEKAFADGKAAEQAVAAQTKVVAAEQAKMATLTTASQQAEAARVASQQASTAKNQAAEKSTAAVAAAVTAAQQGQVAQSQAEAALAAKTTAAKAASDKIALLQAEVEKQKVAAAAIGPQVAEAKAAVAPAAAASAAAAQLVTDLGAEKQAFEKAAASFDETAVAAQQQIAAAQGEAAKLQTEVAEASAAFEAAKQQAEQMAKQLAELQAAQAKLLAQQQAAQAALEARSTESDKVQALIEEAEAKAAQAAADKAFFEEAYKK; translated from the coding sequence ATGCAACGTACTTCCTTGTTGGCCGCGTCGCTTCTGCTCTTGGCTGGAAACGCCGTCGCGGAAGACGCCAAAGTCACCTACGACGACCACGTGCGGCCCGTATTTCGCGAACACTGCTTTACCTGCCACAACCAGGACCGCGACAAAGGCGGGCTGGCCCTGGACTCCTTCGCCCGGGTGATGGAAGGCGGCAGCAGCGGCGAAGTCGTGTTCGCCAGCGAGCTGGATAGCTCCCGTCTGTGGGACCTGATTAACCATACCGACACGCCGAAAATGCCGCCCGAGCAGGAGAAGCTGCCGGAAGCCACGCTGGCGATTGTGCGCAACTGGATCGAAGGCGGCGCCCTGGAAAATTCGGGCTCGGTCGCGCAGCCCAAAAAGAAATCGAACCTCGCCCTGACCACGCCCACCTCGACCGGCAAGCCGGAAGGCCCCGCCGCGTTGCCGGAGCGGGACAAAGTCTGGCGTCAGCCGGCCCTGTTCACCGAACGGGCAGGCGGCGTTTCCGCCATGGCGGCCAGTCCCTGGGCCCCACTCGCGGCGATCGCCGGGCAGCGTCAGATTGTGCTCTACAACACCGACACCGCCGAGCTTGCGGCCGTGTTCCCCTTCCCCGAAGGTCTAGCGTATTCGTTGCGGTTCAGCCGAAACGGCGAGATCCTGCTGGCCGGCGGCGGGCGCGGCGGCCACTCCGGTTTTGTCGCCCTGTACGATGTCCGCACCGGACGACGTCTGGCCAAAATCGGCGAAGAACTCGATATCGTGCTGTCGGCCGACATCAACAACACCCATACACAGGTCGCCCTGGGCGGACCGCAGCGTCTGGTGCGGATCTACTCCGTCGAAACGGGCGAGTTGCTGCATCAGATCAAAAAGCATACCGACTGGGTCACCGCTGTCGAATACAGCCCCGATGGCGTGCTGCTCGCCACGGGCGACCGCAGCAACGGTCTGTTCGTGTGGGAAGCCGGCACTGCTCGCGAATACCTGAACCTGACCGGCCACAAGGCCGAAGTCACTTCGCTGTCGTGGCGTCCTGACTCGAACGTGCTGGCCAGCTCCAGCGAAGACGGGACCGTCAAACTGTGGGAAATGAACGAAGGCAAAGAGATCAAAAGCTGGGCCGCCCATAGCGGCGGCGTGGCCTCGGTTCGCTACGCCCAGAACGGCCAGCTGGCGACAGCCGGTCGCGACAAGACGATCAAAGTCTGGAATGGCGACGGCGCGGCGGTGAAGACCTTCCCCGGCCTGAAAGAGCCAGCCCTGCAGGCCGTGCTGACCTACGACGCCAAACGCGCCATCGGCGGCGACTGGTCGGGCGAAGTGCAGATGTGGAAGGTCGAAGACGCCGCTGTTGTTGCCGCCCTGCCGCCGAACCCGCCCACCCTGACGATGCAAATCGCGGCCGCCCAGACGGCCGCCGTCGCCGCTAAAACGGCCGCGGATCAGGCCACGGCCGCCCTCCAGGCCGTGGAAGCGAAGGCCGCCGCTGCAGCCGCAGCCGTGAAAGCCTCCGAAACCACGCTGGCCGCCGGCGTGGATGCCTCCAAAACGGCAGCCGCCGAAGTCACGACGGCAACCAAGGCCGTCGCCGATGCGGTCGCCGCCCTGAAAAAGGCGAACGACGCCCTGGCCGCCGCCAAAACGGCCGACACGGCGGTCCAAGCTGACAAAGTCAAAGCAGCCCAGGATCTGACCGGGAAAACGGCCGCCGCCAAGGCAGCCGCCGACGCCCTTACGGCCCAGCAGGCCGCCGTGGCCAAAGCGGTCGCCGCCGAGCAGCAGGCCAAGGGGAAGCTGACCGAATCTCAGAAAACGCAGACAGCTGCGGCAGCCGCCAAAACGGCCGCCGACGCCGAAGTCGCCAAAGCGGCCGCCGCCCTGAAAACGGAAGAAGCCAAAGAGGGCGACGACAAAGCGACGGACGAAACCCTCAATCCTCTGAAAGCTGCCGTCGCTGCTGCCGAGGCCAAGCTCAAAGCAGCCGTCGCCGCCGCCGAGAAAGCCTTCGCTGACGGGAAAGCGGCTGAACAGGCCGTCGCCGCCCAGACCAAAGTGGTCGCCGCCGAGCAGGCCAAAATGGCGACGCTGACGACCGCTTCGCAACAGGCGGAAGCCGCCCGCGTCGCCAGCCAGCAGGCGTCGACCGCGAAAAACCAGGCTGCCGAGAAATCGACGGCCGCCGTCGCCGCCGCCGTGACTGCCGCCCAGCAGGGGCAGGTCGCACAAAGCCAGGCCGAAGCCGCTCTGGCCGCCAAGACGACCGCCGCCAAAGCAGCCAGCGATAAAATCGCCCTGCTCCAGGCCGAAGTCGAAAAGCAGAAGGTCGCCGCCGCCGCCATCGGGCCGCAAGTGGCCGAAGCCAAGGCCGCCGTCGCCCCCGCCGCTGCGGCTTCCGCCGCCGCCGCCCAACTGGTGACCGATCTGGGCGCCGAGAAGCAGGCGTTTGAGAAAGCGGCCGCCAGTTTCGACGAAACGGCCGTTGCCGCCCAGCAGCAGATCGCCGCGGCCCAGGGCGAAGCAGCCAAACTGCAGACCGAAGTGGCGGAAGCGTCCGCCGCCTTCGAAGCTGCCAAACAGCAGGCCGAGCAAATGGCCAAACAGCTGGCTGAGCTGCAGGCCGCCCAGGCGAAACTCCTGGCCCAGCAGCAGGCGGCCCAGGCCGCCCTGGAAGCTCGGTCGACGGAGAGCGACAAAGTCCAGGCTCTGATCGAAGAAGCCGAAGCCAAAGCGGCCCAGGCCGCCGCCGACAAGGCGTTCTTCGAAGAAGCCTATAAGAAGTAG